A section of the Rhodobacteraceae bacterium M382 genome encodes:
- a CDS encoding glyoxalase, which produces MEYDTIDADSFGRGLKGIGINLLVQDVPGEIAFLETVFDMTGHQVTADFAIVTYGDQVFQLHADGTYHANPLLNLLPENPPRGAGLEIRLYDTDPDDAVQRATAFGAMVLQPPTDKPHGLREAYILCSNGYAWVPSRPKD; this is translated from the coding sequence ATGGAGTATGACACAATAGATGCAGACAGCTTTGGGCGTGGCCTCAAAGGGATCGGAATAAACCTGCTGGTGCAGGATGTTCCCGGCGAAATCGCCTTTTTAGAGACTGTTTTTGATATGACGGGCCATCAGGTCACAGCAGATTTCGCCATCGTCACCTATGGCGATCAGGTGTTTCAGCTGCACGCGGATGGCACCTATCACGCCAACCCGCTGTTGAATCTGCTGCCGGAAAACCCGCCACGCGGGGCCGGGTTGGAAATCCGTCTGTATGACACCGACCCGGATGACGCCGTGCAACGGGCCACGGCGTTCGGGGCCATGGTGCTGCAACCGCCCACCGACAAACCCCACGGCCTGCGCGAAGCCTATATTCTATGTTCCAACGGATATGCCTGGGTGCCAAGCCGCCCAAAAG